The Peromyscus leucopus breed LL Stock chromosome 4, UCI_PerLeu_2.1, whole genome shotgun sequence genome segment TGTTTTCAAGtgctttctatattttttctcATGGCATGTATTATATGTTTTGATAAAATACAATTTATCTTGTCTTATGAAAGTTTAGTATAAACTTATCCAATTGTAAGCATTATTTCCCTGAATTTGTGGGTTTGATATTGCATTGTGTGgagttatttgaaaatatttaggaCTGAAACAGGAGCTTGAGAAAATGGCTAGACTTATGTATGAATCAATGTTCTTGTTTTACAAACCTTAATGTTCAAATACAATCCTCATCAGTTCTCCAGTTACAATATCTCAAAATCACTTCATTCTATCTTTACCACTGTCTTATGGGAAGCACTATCTGAATACTGTAGCACTGATGACTGGGTTGAAAGTTTTAGTGAAACAATTATTTATCTATATCTTAAACCTAGTATCTGTCCTTGCTACTGGAATACCCAAATAGAAGAATGAAAAGGAGTTAGCATATTATTTGGCtacatataatacatgtataCTTCAATATATTACTGTAAAAGTTGGATTTAATGGATTTAATGTAGATATGAACACATGTACTGTAAGTTCTCTCTGTGGATTGTTATTATAATACCCAGAAAAACATTACAGTATAGATCATtttgaaaatgtacattttttgtGTTTGcccaaaagattttttttgcttgtttaacCTTTATTTGACCTGGAGAAGGGATATAAATGATGCTAATTAGCTTGTACAGTACATgtaaaaatttataatttcatcTTTTGCTGGAGCTGCCAAAGTATCTCTGGGGAAAAGGATGATCAAAGAAACTAATTAACCATTGATGAATAAAATAGTGTATCAGAGGAAGAGGTATATTGTATTTAGGTCCCAGTAGCCTCTGAGTGAAAGTAAAATGTCATCTACATATAGATCATGTGTCCCTGATAAGAACAGAAAGACTCGTCTCAGGTATGCTTGTTTCCTTCTTCATTccttcatgtctttctttctaatttatttagtaatcatttatttatgtttaaataaatcAGCTTTCATTAAAATACTGAGCAATTGTTATTGAGTGATGTGTAAATGAGCAACTCATGCAGTTAAACTTAATATATAATCTAATtggcaatgattttttttgttagtaCTACGAGTGTTTGAATGACTTCACTTGTTAATATATAAACACTTTAAAGAGGatttatttgttcatatttattcTGAAGCCATCAGTAAATCGTTATGTTGCAAATAATCTATAGTAATAATGTACATGTAATTTAAATTGTGTTTCATTAAATAATAATACAATTAACAATCTAAATTTAGTTAAATATTAATTCCAATATTTCAgtataaaaaaaggaagaatcacATTTCCATATGCATCCCAATATTTACACAACCAAGGACAGACGGGCTCATAGGAGTCTGGCGACATATATATGAGTGCAAACATAAATGTGAGAACTAGACACCTGTAACTTCAGAAATTGttatttcatcttttcatttacattttaacaaCTAAGCTAAGAACTAGTAAAATCTGCTATTTCATGTTCTTTGATGTCATGTCTTCTCACTTTCCAATTGTTTCATCATTTATCATTTGAAATCTGGTAAATTTAACAAAGAGATTAGAAAAATCCTGACAAAGCAGTAAAGGCATGTGGTAGAAAATGTCTTCAAAATACAATTGATTGTTCAATAAATCTCGACACTAAATTATCATCAGAATGATTTCCATTTATTAATGTATATGCAGCCACAATAATAGTGTTAATAGTGTTAAACTCAAATATATTCCTTACAGCAATAAATGTGTTCTTTTTATCAAACAAATGAATTTTGCTGCTTTATATCTTCTGAGGTATCCTCctttattatatttcatataatttttgatATGGGGACAATATGTAATTCATTCAAATATACTGCCTAAGAATGGGTAAGAATCGTCAAGATAAATCACTTATCATAAACAGTGTATGCATGATCAACTTACACTGGACTTGTATAATAATTTCTCTTTAAACATAATATTTGCCTGTGCTGTTTACTGAgggtaaaaacaaacaatttaaagaaaaaatatcaaactgtatagtggtggcactcacctttaatctcagcacgcaggaagcagagacaaggggatctttctgagtttgaaaccagcctagtctacagagtgaattctagggggaaaatatatatatataatatttttggaCTTAAAACAATCCCTAACTTATCTTTTTGATTATTTGTAAACAGtttacaaaacaaagaagaatggaAGTTGGGAATTGCTCAACCACTGAGTTTTTTCTTTTGGGAATTACCAATAACCCTGTAATCAAGGTGATTTTATTTACTACTTTTCTaattgtttatctaattattctcaTTGAAAATCTTGGAATGATCACATTGATCAGAATGGACCCCCAGCTTCATACAccaatgtacttcttcctcagccacctctctttctctgacctctgctaTTCAACTGCAGTTGGACCAAAGATGCTGGTAGACCTTGTGACCAAGAGCAATTCAATTCCATTTGTTGGCTGTTCTTTGCAGTTCTTCATCTTCTGCATTTTTACAGATGCTGAGTGTGTGCTGCTGGCAGTGATGGCTTTTGATCGGTACAAGGCCATCAGCAACCCCTTGCTATATGCAGTAGACATGTCCAGAATGGTGTGCTATCAGCTCCTGGCTGTGGTTTATCTGGTTGGAATGGTAGACGCTTTGACACATACAACCTTGACATTTCGCTTGTGTTTCTGTGGGTCCAGTGAGATCAaccatttcttctgtgatgtccctCCTCTCCTATTACTATCTTGCTCAGATACAGAGGTCAATGAACTTGTCATATTCACCTTATTTGGGTTTATTGAACTGAGCACCATCTCCGGAGTCCTTGTCTCCTACTGTTACATCATCTCATCAGTCTTGAAGATCCGCTCCGCTGAGGGGAGATTCAAAGCTTTCTCCACATGCACCTCCCATCTAACTGCTGTTGCAATTTTCCAGGGAACAATGCTCTTCATGTATTTTAGGCCAAGTTCTGCTTATTCCCTGGATCAAGACAAAATAACCTCATTGTTTTATACTCTTGTGATCCCCATGCTCAACCCACTGATTTACAGCATCAGGAACAAAGATGTAAAATCAAGTGCAAAAAAATACCTGAGAGGTAGAGTTTCAGTTTAATTAAATAGATAATTctcttatatgcatatatatttaatataaacatGTAAGttgatattcttttttcttcaaatcaGGTATAATGTGAGATAACCtcaaataactttttattataatatttattttagtaacTACTGTGTGCAAATCActtgtagttttaaaaaattctgtatttcactatataaaatatatgtgtgagtcttctttataatttttaatactaTATATTTGAAAGAcaagaaaagtaaaggaaaactatatatatatatacttaagaaGAAAAGACTGAAATATGCACCATAAActttactgagaaagaaatagtAGAGAATTCTGGGTGGGATGATGGTCTTTAGATGCAGAAGCTGGATCCAGAGATGCTGAGCTGGTCAGATAAGTGAAGGTATACAGGAGATGGGGAGAATAAGCAGCAAAGTGCCTGTAAGTTTCATTCCCTAGGACGTACTGACGCTGAATATTTATACTGTACTTCTGACAATTTTATGTCTTCTACTGAAaacatttacttatatattttatgtactcTTTACTCATTTTTTGATTACTTTAtgcttagtttttgtttggtCAATATAAAAGGTGAAATAAGTTTGACTTTGTAGTACGAATTTGTATGACTAGACTCAATTATACTATATTGTATAACTCAAAATAAGTAGACATGATTTCTAGCATTGTACTATACAGGaatgataaatattttaggtATGAATACAAAAATTGTGATGACTTAATTGTTATATAATGTTCATGTGACTCCTGAGATTACATTGTACCACATGAATTTGTATATTACATAGTCAACtaaaaataatacaagaaaacaattaaaaaatgaaaagcaaggaGCACTGGTACTGTCCAATCTAGGCAAAAAGCTCTCTACTCTGCCACTTCATAGCTTGTCAATCTCTTttgcctctccagccctggttaaAAACCCATTAGCATAATTCTCTCTAAATGACATTGCTCTAATTACATTGTTCtatgtatttttaatcttttcctgTCTGTATTGATTGCCAGTCTccctggcacaaaaacagataaGATGTTGATATTTTGAATATCACTTCATTACCTACATTATAGATGAGacataagttaaaaaaagaaaataagaaaattgcaTGATTTCATTGTAACTATAGTGTATCAAAAattgactgttttccaaagtgctaaagaggcccacagaaatccacaaagatacccccacaaaagactgctggcaatggtcgagagacagccgggactgacctattctggtgatgggatggccaaacaccctaatagttgtgccataaaccccatccaaggactgaggaatctggatgcagacatctacagctaggccccggtggagcgctgggagtataattagcgagaaagaggagggtttatatgagccagaattgttgaaaccaaggttggataaagcacagggacaaatagccaaacacatggaaacacatgaactatgaaccaaaggctgaggggcccccaactggatcaggccctctgaataggtgagacagttgattggcttgatctgtctgggaggcatctaggcagtggtaccaggtcctgggctcgctgcatgagatatatgtttgaaacctgggacttatacaggaatgcttggctcaatctgggaggaggggactggacctgcctggactgagtctatcaggtcaatctcagtcctcgggggtggctttgatctggagatggtgggaaaggggagtgggctggggagaaggggagggggccaggaagggggagaacaagggaatctgtggctgttatgtagaactgaatagtattgtaaaataaaagaaaaaaaataaacaggataaaaaaaattcatttgagaaccccccccaaaaaaaaattgactGTTTTCACAGGGGAGAGGTGAGGAGAACAGGAGAATGGGAGGGTGGGAAACGGTGGTTGGTATgcgaagtaaaaaaaaaattaagccggacgtggtggcacatgcctttaattccagcactcgggaggcagaggcaggcagatctctgtgagttcaaggccagcctgggataccaagtaagttccagaaaaggtgcaatgttacacagagaaaccctgtctcaaaaaaccaaataataatagtaataataataataataataataatcaaataaaagaaaattaaataataacttTAATGATAACACGTACTTTGAATATGTACTTCATGGTTTAAGGTCATACGTGGAATGATTATAGATTGTAAGACAGTGAATATAAAGAGAATATATCTTAATTCCATAAAAGGTATTCATCTGGTGCCACTTTGAATAAGCCTTAGGAATATACATGATTTTAATGCTTTTGCTTGACCTAGTAATCACATCCAATAAGTGTGAACTGAGACAAgaagattttattaataatacatatGGATATTAAGCTGAAATAGATGtctaaaaataggaaataaaattgaaaagtctTTCATGTCTCCGAATTTTAATagctaaaagttaaaaaaaaatcaagtgttaaTATAACTTAGGTTTATGATCTACACATAAATTTGATAGAGATACTAATgaacttttgatttatttttgattttttaagaatTGCAATGGGAATATATATCAGAAGGCGTTAGTCTACATGGATTGTTCTCTTTAATAACCAGCCTACTCTTTCATTCTATGATTCTCTGCTTTTCATACATGCCCAGGAGAACAAGTAATTAGAAGtggaattatataaatattatatcatCAGTGACTGTGTAATACATCAACACtatgtgtatgtttctactctcaATGTTTTTCCTTCAGCTTTGTCATTGAAAACATGAACGCTATGTATTTGAAAGTTAAGTTTAGATACTTAGTTATAGCAAATAATCACGGAGGCATATAATATTGGTATGTTGTATATCCAATAGTGCCAACTGTATAAGTGgaaatcctgttttcacatcagAGGCAAATGCAGAGATTCCTTCCTCTGCAATTATTCTTTGAAGTAGGCATTCAATGTGCCCTAAGTGACTGTGGTATTCAGTCCACCATTCTTCCTTATTGGATATTTTTCCCTTCTGTTCAGTAGTGATCCATAGCAAATCACATATGTGGAACCTTCCAGCTGCCATATTTATTCTCAGTGTGTTATGGCTCCTACTATCATGTAATCCCATACTAATCCTGGGAaggtttagggaaaaaaaaaacctgtagttATAATAATGTAAAAGAGCTTCCTCTTTAAGCAAAGACTATGATAATTTAATCCTGATTTGGCCTCCAAAGAAACTGATAATGAACTCTTTGTGAGTCTGCTTCTGAAAAAGCCTCACCAGCTGTCCCTCCTATAACACTTAACCTTTGCCATATATCACAGAAGTTAAATAAGGTCAACAAAGTTAACATCTAAGAGCACTTCTGTGATTCTTCCAAAAAAGAActaaagtgaaaagaaatgacAAAGTTGATTTCAAGTGTTTATTGGGGTGGATAGATCTGTTATATATGGCTCTCTATATTGTCATTTAGTAATGAAAGTTGGTATTCATTGGGAAACCATTTGGCAGAATTTGTTAAGATGAGCACATCCTTGTCTTAAGACCCCTCAAAAAATCACATTCCCTCTTTTACACCTCATAGAACTAAGTTTATATGTACACCAAATGTATAGAAAATTGATAAGACTACCATTACTTGGggttaaataaataacatttgatACAATTGTTATTATGATGCTACTCAATAAGGAAAATGAATGTACCATCACCAAACATAATAACTTAGATGACAGGAATCTCACAGAACAAAAGGCTAGAAACCAGTCATAGTAACTGCATATTGAATGATTCTACtccatatcatttttttaaagtacacagAACATCCTAACATAATGTAAACCATTGAAATGATTGCTACGTTTTCCTTTCAATTGCATTTTGGTTGCAGAAGTAGTTTTATTTACACCAATACActtgttaatttatatatatatatatatataaattatataaatatataaaatattactattctatgtatatatatatacatagaaattTTTGTTAATgtataaaacttgaaaataatcatatacatttatatttttttaattcaaacacTGCTTGTTAGGATGTAGGATCTCACCTTGGAGTTTAATGACAAAATCCTTGAGTTTTGACAAAAATCAATATTGAAGTTATGCTTGTAAAGTTAGTGAAACAATGACTCATAGATACCCTTGGTTGACAGAATGACTAAGTGGGAAAAGGTGGCTGCTCCAAAGCCCTATGACCTGAAATGGGTCACTGGTGCTttatggtagaagaagagaaccaacggGATGTCTTCTGACATAAACAGCACGCCATAGCATGTGCATCTACAAACAGAGACCAGTATATCTCAAAGTTCTATCCAGTGTGgagacttgggggaggggcccCTGATGCTCCATGTCTAGTGGGGGAGATGATGGGAACTGATGGCTGCTGTGAGTTTTTGAAGAAACCACTCATCTTTGGAATGGTAGCCATTGATAGGTGACCTATATCTCACTGAATGGCCCTTATACATAAATGTATGTTCAGCAAATTTTGATTAAGTGggctattataaaaaaaatgacataaaactgTAAGGGAGATGGGACATATGTTACTGGGAATTaggcagctggagagaggaaTAGTGGATGGATGTGACCAAGATGCATTATACCTGTGtatgagtttaaaaaaacaaacaaaaaaataaaccactTCAAATATGCCAGGCAGTGAAGCTCTCatagtatatttatattattgaaACACACTGGTCTTCTCATAGATCAGAGTTGTTCTCAGGCTTCAGACAGAGGTTTTCTTGTGTTCATGTCTAGACATATTATTGACTCTGATTTTCCTTGGTACCAGCAGTATCTTTTGAACTCACTTGATGGTAATCATTGACTCAGTGCCAGACAAATAATTTTCTGAAGCAAGGACTTTAAAAGTACATATACTCGATGACTAATATGCTTAGAAGTATAACTGCCTTTAGGAAAtccaattttatataataaatttttaatttgtatctaccttacttctttgtttctgatgtcttaaaattttatcttgttttcacCATAGGATTAAGAAGATACATTCTCTATTAAAATTCAAGTATCTCTCAGAAGTTACTTGAACTAatcagttcttttttattatttttattttataatttaattaatttttacatatcagccatggatttccctgtcctccctcctcccggaCCCCCCCAATCCTACCCTCaaaccaccccccatttccatctcctccagggcaaggactccccctggggattcagctcagcctggtagattcagtcaaggcaggtccagtcccctcctcccttcacccaggctgagcaaagtatcccagcataggccccaggctccaaacagccagctcatgcattaaggacaggtcctggtcccactaaTTGAtggtctcacttatccagaaggcctgattcagttaggggctcctcagctgttggttcatagtacatgtatttccactagtttgtctgtttgtccctgtactttttccaatcatggtctcaacaattctccctcatacagTCCCTCTTTTCTCACTGATtgggctcccagagctccaccaggggcctggccatggatctctggatctgcttctatcagtcattggatgagaggtCTAGCAccacagttagggtgtttggcaattcgatcaccagagtagaccagttcgGGCTTTcacttgaccattgccagtagtctattatagaggtatctttgtgtatttctggggacctctctagcattttgcttcttcctattgccatggggtcttcatttatcatggtctcttattccttgttcttcctctctgttcttgacccagCTGGGATCTTCCGCTGCCCTAAGCTCTCTTACCCtcaaccttgcccttcattacccccatcatgtccagtttgctcatgtagataccatccatttctctgtcattgggcaatccctgtgtctttcttagggtcctctttactaggtagcctccctggaattgtgagtagcagtctatatggtgctttcttagaaaattgggaatcaatctccccccaagacccagctataccactcttgggcatattcccaaggaatggtcaatcataccacaagggcacatgctcaactatgttcatagcagcattatttgtaatagccagaacctggaaacaacctagatacccttcaactgaagaatggataaataaaatgtggtgcatatacacaatggagtactactcagtggaaaaaaataatgacaccataaggtttgcaggcaaatggatggaactagaaaaaatcatcccgagtgaggtaacccagactcagaaagacaaacatggtatgtactcactcataggtggatactacaTGTAAAACTAATCAGTTATTAaccatgtgtttttttccccatgcTCTGTTGCTTAATACAGGCATGGAAGTGGCATGGCATTGCATGGTGAGGTGGCTCCCTAGGATGTTAAGTTTAGATGCTATCAGAGTAGGCTATAGCCTGTGGAAGGATGTATCCCTAGAGAAAAGGAAGCATTGAAGAGGggtttaataaaatcaaaagtgTCCCAGGATGACTCCAAACAATCTCCACATGCATCAAACAATTAACAAAGCTCTAGGGCAACGTGCTTTAATTGATTAACATGGTTAGAAAATATAGGTAGTTATATCACTTTGAATCTTGCCTTATTATTTCCTAAAAGAATCCATTCAGTATTTTAGTGTCACAATCATCATACCAACATATAGTAGATAGCATTAAAATTGTCATAGAAATCAGTTGCAAAAATACACACAATCAGAGAATGTTGTATTGTAAGCATGCTAGCAATTTATGGAGCTAAAGGACAGCTGCACAACAGCAAAAACATAATAGCCAGAGTCCCAGCAGTGTTTCAGAAGAAACATGAAACTGCCTAGAGTATTATGGTACCTGAATTCTTATGTGCCTTGAACATCCTTTCTTTGAGACACATCCTTCATACACAGAATTTATGGCAAATGACACATTAAGACTGACCAGGTGGAGTTAATATACATGATAACTaagtagtttttaaaacataaatcaaaatagACTTCTAAAAGTAGTTTTTCATGTCTATTTTGTACCTATATAGTATGGCAATTATTCATTTTGGCCCCATTTCCCAAACCTTTTTTTGCTGAATGCATTTTAGGAATACCTTTTTTTcatgctttcctttgtaaataTGTGGATATgcatcagatttttattttatgccattaaaatgtatgcattttctgaaaattttactCTTATTAATTAGATATAACAATGGGAACCACTAgaaaagacagagatggaaaTTTTTGTCTATTGTTAATTAAAGCCAGGATTTTGGCCATGTTAAACTGATGCCATAACACTGAGCTATAcacctgaaataaaaacaattaacttttctagaaaaattaagttttatttgtttgtcaaaCATCCTACCAGTAGGAAATTCCAGATACTGAACTATATAGTTATAAAGATATATTCCTGAAAGATTAGTGTGTAAGATTCTAAGACCAGGCACAGAATTGATGATAATTGTGATGATTTAGTACAAGTTCTGGGACCTTAGGCAAACAGAACTTCTTCCACGAAGACATCAACAGTCTTTACATATTGTTAGGATTCACCTTTTTATTGTTAGTTTCATTTGTATTTCAATAAAATGTACATAAAGGAAAAGAACTTGTTTCTTGATACAGATATGGGTTCAAATCTGTATCTGATTATTTACATAGTAGTTTTGTGATCAACTCACATGGATATTAACTCTTAAACAGGGTGCTGATGTGAACACTGTAGAATATAATATGGGAAATTATTTAAGAGACAGTCTACTACCATACTAAGCCATATATGAGGGACTGAGCCCTTAGTGCTTAAAGAAAAGATCACATTATTTACATCATCATGTCATGAAATGCAGACTTGAATCTCTAATTCTGTCCTCTTTAGAATCCATTCCTCTAGTTGGCCATAATCAACTTATGCCTTCTATCTTCAGGACCTGTGTGCAAAATCTATGCAACATCCACCTATGGAGTAGTTTTCTTTTTGCCATCTTCAGTCCTGGGTAGAGCTGTGCATAGGATTCCATGCAAGCCATCTCCTATCCCTCCTTAGACCAGCTGCTTTAACTACACTAACATCTAAGTCCTAGGCTCTCTATTCCAAAGCACACTTGAGTAATGAAGCCTAAcgtaaaatattttacactgtCCTACAATGTCCTTGCCTACAGGGAAGTTTGGAATGCCACACTTACACTTACTTACAAAGAATCATGGTCTATCAGGCACTTCAAAGAATATTTCCTCTTGGCTATTAAAGCTGAAATCTTTACTGAATTTAATATTAAGGTGCAAAtctttcttcactttttaaagCTTGTGTTGGTCAGATCTCTATTACATTACATACTTATGGGGAaattattgtttataaaatattgcCTACTTCAGTGA includes the following:
- the LOC114687354 gene encoding olfactory receptor 5W2-like; the encoded protein is MEVGNCSTTEFFLLGITNNPVIKVILFTTFLIVYLIILIENLGMITLIRMDPQLHTPMYFFLSHLSFSDLCYSTAVGPKMLVDLVTKSNSIPFVGCSLQFFIFCIFTDAECVLLAVMAFDRYKAISNPLLYAVDMSRMVCYQLLAVVYLVGMVDALTHTTLTFRLCFCGSSEINHFFCDVPPLLLLSCSDTEVNELVIFTLFGFIELSTISGVLVSYCYIISSVLKIRSAEGRFKAFSTCTSHLTAVAIFQGTMLFMYFRPSSAYSLDQDKITSLFYTLVIPMLNPLIYSIRNKDVKSSAKKYLRGRVSV